Proteins from a genomic interval of Candidatus Lernaella stagnicola:
- a CDS encoding autotransporter outer membrane beta-barrel domain-containing protein yields the protein MKRTTMIFLVLLLAVGLMLPATAMAAKKGKKSKGSKNKSPSGTNVRMFDIAADFGLPVFGLMPFGKVTDNDNDVEVDLSGQGTVSFPYMGLHFTLYPSTEWYIQLGLGYLHHSGDMEFTSDDVKQIDGDKEDWTMNGLRLDAGIGKIFGKFGRVRPKAGAGLGIWRLSFTPDTDEYDSKSFIGWTVGPYGLVGVDADVIRQRKFDIFAGINLRTDILYTIGPLKWEGSGDKEVTMLYWPWSIYLSAGLRF from the coding sequence ATGAAACGCACGACGATGATTTTTCTTGTCCTGTTGTTGGCCGTTGGTTTGATGTTGCCGGCTACGGCAATGGCGGCCAAGAAGGGTAAAAAGAGTAAGGGTAGCAAGAACAAATCGCCCTCCGGTACGAACGTGCGCATGTTCGACATCGCCGCCGATTTCGGCCTACCGGTGTTCGGGTTGATGCCGTTTGGAAAAGTTACCGATAACGACAACGATGTCGAAGTCGACCTCTCCGGGCAGGGCACCGTAAGCTTTCCCTACATGGGCCTGCATTTCACTCTGTACCCCTCCACCGAGTGGTACATCCAATTAGGGCTGGGCTACCTGCATCACTCCGGGGATATGGAGTTTACGTCCGACGACGTTAAGCAGATCGATGGCGACAAGGAAGATTGGACGATGAACGGCTTACGACTCGACGCCGGCATTGGAAAGATCTTCGGTAAGTTTGGCCGCGTTCGACCCAAGGCGGGTGCCGGTTTGGGCATTTGGCGGCTTTCCTTCACGCCCGACACCGACGAGTACGACAGCAAGAGCTTTATCGGTTGGACCGTCGGACCCTACGGTTTGGTTGGGGTGGACGCCGACGTGATTCGCCAACGGAAGTTCGACATATTTGCGGGGATCAATCTGCGCACCGACATTCTCTACACGATTGGTCCACTAAAATGGGAAGGCTCCGGCGATAAAGAGGTCACGATGCTCTACTGGCCGTGGTCGATCTATCTAAGCGCCGGCCTCCGGTTCTAA
- a CDS encoding SDR family oxidoreductase has protein sequence MPTQQTVLLVGGTGRTGRRVLEQLLGRGVNVRAIVRSREKLPPGAAENPNLTVIEASLLSLNDEELQRHVRGCDAVISCLGHVLSFKGLFGPPRDLVTQAATVLCRAAEALKPATPIKFILMSSVSVHRPGGLDKRRGWFEQAFVRTLCIVLPPANDNQRAANVLHEKIEKSHPFVQWVAVRPDTLLEGDISEYTLHDGLVSSLFKPDSTNMANVAHFMCELATNPETWEGWKGRLPVITNATAM, from the coding sequence ATGCCCACGCAGCAGACAGTTCTTCTCGTCGGCGGAACAGGACGCACCGGCAGACGCGTCCTCGAGCAGCTTCTGGGTCGAGGCGTCAATGTACGCGCCATCGTGCGATCTCGCGAGAAGCTCCCACCGGGAGCCGCAGAAAATCCTAACCTCACGGTCATTGAGGCCAGCTTGCTTTCACTGAATGATGAGGAGCTCCAGCGCCATGTTCGTGGGTGCGACGCTGTGATCTCGTGCCTTGGTCACGTTCTCTCATTCAAGGGCCTCTTTGGACCGCCGCGCGATCTCGTCACACAGGCTGCCACCGTGTTGTGCCGAGCGGCCGAAGCGCTAAAACCCGCAACCCCGATCAAGTTCATCCTCATGAGCAGCGTCTCGGTCCATCGCCCTGGGGGCCTCGACAAGCGCCGTGGATGGTTCGAGCAGGCCTTCGTGCGGACGCTTTGCATCGTGCTCCCGCCTGCCAACGACAACCAACGGGCTGCAAACGTCCTCCATGAAAAGATCGAGAAGAGCCATCCGTTCGTGCAGTGGGTGGCGGTCCGTCCAGACACGCTCCTGGAAGGCGACATTTCCGAATACACGCTGCATGATGGCCTCGTGAGCAGTCTCTTTAAGCCGGATTCCACGAATATGGCCAATGTCGCGCACTTCATGTGCGAACTGGCGACGAACCCGGAGACATGGGAAGGGTGGAAGGGAAGGCTGCCTGTGATCACCAACGCTACCGCAATGTAA
- a CDS encoding integrase core domain-containing protein: MAFLERVIRTIKEEEIWPNSYDTWSEAHDAIDRYVRWYNQDRVYSALDYQTPNEVQAAYFTPKAA, translated from the coding sequence ATCGCGTTTCTCGAACGGGTGATCCGCACGATCAAAGAGGAGGAAATCTGGCCCAACAGCTACGACACCTGGAGCGAGGCCCACGACGCGATTGACCGGTACGTGCGCTGGTACAACCAAGACCGCGTCTACTCGGCCCTCGACTACCAAACGCCCAACGAGGTCCAAGCGGCTTACTTCACCCCAAAAGCCGCCTAA
- a CDS encoding S8 family serine peptidase, with the protein MLRRLTVILVVAAFCLPTVAGATRYEATTTIDGHLAAADSVIVEMNPDLTFATFEKRLRDARYAVRLASLDDGTIVEATDFKAIDLYDGEDVFIAVVDVAADLDLEKQIAELESMPGVQSVWPNYIHAPLFRPNDPYYNQYQGNFRQLFLEDAWDITTGGGATVGVIDSGYRRSGLEDAAENTSGGYDFWGNDTNWNDYIGHGTHVSNTVAEATNNRKGCAGIAFDARLMPLKVFPDYDGGALESDIISAINYARTNGADVINMSLGGGGYVSSTDSAIDRAFNAGVVVVAASGNDGVSRVDYPGAYDNSIAVGSCNTHAPGANPQRSSFSSYGSALDLVAPGDGIVQETYEPGYGVDYYSLGGTSMASPHVAGVAALLVAHGGAHPQGIRQSMYDTARSSSSSWTNQLGWGEVDAYAALVDYAGAALNKPPVAEGNASPTGGRAPLTVTFRGGNSSDPDGTIEAYRWKIINNGNVIGNSKVTTHTFPNPGTYKVELLVTDNRNATDTDLLTINVTSSTGGDDDDADDDAADDDDTFDDSECGQLLNMVYGGCNYALAFENGQSIQPATAMQMCEESADSEGWLCLQQCYNDSDSCGYWRGCARQVCGIRVLQDNGADDSGNGDENDFMWGCGE; encoded by the coding sequence ATGCTACGTCGCCTGACTGTCATCCTCGTGGTCGCCGCCTTCTGCTTACCCACCGTGGCCGGCGCCACTCGTTACGAAGCTACAACGACCATCGACGGCCACCTCGCCGCCGCCGACAGCGTAATTGTCGAGATGAATCCAGACCTTACCTTCGCCACGTTCGAAAAGCGCCTGCGCGATGCCCGGTACGCCGTGCGCCTGGCGAGTCTCGATGACGGAACGATCGTCGAAGCCACCGACTTCAAAGCCATCGACCTGTACGACGGTGAGGATGTATTTATCGCCGTGGTCGACGTCGCGGCTGATCTCGACCTCGAAAAGCAAATCGCCGAACTCGAAAGCATGCCCGGCGTGCAAAGCGTTTGGCCGAATTACATCCACGCGCCTTTGTTCCGCCCCAACGACCCGTACTACAACCAGTACCAGGGCAATTTCCGCCAGCTTTTCCTGGAAGACGCCTGGGATATCACCACCGGCGGCGGAGCGACGGTCGGCGTGATCGACTCCGGCTACCGTCGCTCAGGTCTGGAAGATGCGGCCGAGAATACCAGCGGCGGCTATGACTTCTGGGGTAACGACACGAATTGGAACGATTACATCGGCCACGGCACCCACGTCAGCAACACGGTCGCCGAAGCCACCAACAACCGCAAAGGCTGCGCGGGCATCGCGTTCGACGCCCGCCTCATGCCGCTGAAAGTATTTCCGGATTACGACGGCGGCGCGTTGGAAAGCGATATCATCTCCGCCATCAACTACGCCCGCACCAACGGGGCCGACGTGATCAACATGTCCCTGGGCGGCGGCGGCTACGTTTCTTCCACCGACAGCGCTATCGATCGCGCCTTCAACGCGGGTGTCGTGGTCGTTGCGGCCTCCGGCAACGACGGCGTCAGTCGCGTGGACTACCCCGGCGCTTACGACAACTCCATTGCCGTGGGCTCCTGCAACACGCACGCGCCGGGCGCCAATCCGCAACGGTCGTCTTTCAGTAGTTACGGCAGCGCTTTGGACCTGGTCGCCCCGGGTGACGGTATCGTGCAGGAAACCTACGAGCCCGGCTACGGCGTCGATTATTACTCCCTGGGCGGCACGAGCATGGCCTCGCCCCACGTGGCGGGCGTCGCCGCGCTGCTGGTGGCTCACGGCGGCGCTCATCCGCAGGGAATCCGCCAGTCGATGTATGACACGGCGCGCAGTTCGTCGAGCTCGTGGACCAACCAACTCGGTTGGGGCGAAGTCGACGCTTACGCCGCGCTCGTTGATTACGCCGGGGCCGCGTTGAACAAGCCGCCCGTAGCCGAAGGCAACGCCAGCCCGACCGGTGGCCGCGCCCCTCTGACCGTCACCTTCCGCGGCGGCAACTCCAGCGACCCCGACGGCACGATCGAAGCCTACCGCTGGAAAATCATTAACAACGGCAACGTCATCGGCAACTCCAAGGTGACGACGCACACCTTCCCCAATCCGGGAACGTACAAAGTGGAGTTGCTCGTCACTGACAACCGCAACGCCACCGACACCGACCTGCTCACCATCAACGTCACCTCCTCCACCGGCGGCGACGATGACGATGCCGACGATGACGCCGCCGATGACGACGACACCTTCGACGATAGCGAGTGCGGCCAACTTCTGAATATGGTCTACGGCGGCTGCAACTATGCCCTAGCCTTCGAGAACGGCCAGAGCATTCAACCCGCCACCGCCATGCAAATGTGCGAGGAAAGCGCCGACAGCGAGGGGTGGCTCTGCCTCCAGCAGTGCTACAACGACTCGGATAGCTGCGGGTATTGGCGCGGCTGCGCCCGTCAGGTGTGCGGCATCCGCGTGCTCCAAGACAACGGTGCCGACGACAGCGGCAACGGCGACGAAAACGACTTCATGTGGGGCTGTGGCGAGTAG
- the leuS gene encoding leucine--tRNA ligase produces the protein METKYDHIAVEKKWQDRWAKERTYNLDLSTAENPYYNLMMFPYPSAEGLHVGNCFAFTGADIHGRYMMARGYEVFEPMGFDAFGIHSENYALKVGTHPWHLIPKNVENFKENQLKRLGAMFDWAHEVNTTDPKYYRWTQWIFLQLHKHGLAYRKSGLVNWCPSCMTVISEEQVVGGVCERCDSPVTKKDLPQWYFRITAYAQRLLDNLEWIDWSPVTKNAQRRWIGRSEGAEITFPLVGHEEELVVFTTRPDTLYGATYMVLAPEHPFVDVITTPEHADAVKAYVKDAIIKPEIERMAEEQEKTGCFTGAYAVNPLNNEKIPIWISDYVLMGYGTGAIMAVPAHDTRDYEFAKQFDLPIIEVISSDGQIHEFVQCYPFEGTMVQSGPFDGMDSREAIHKVTDYCVEKGFGERTVNFRLRDWCISRQRYWGPPVPIVHCPDCGIVPVPEDELPVELPYSENVKPLGLGESPLAAVPEFVHTTCPTCGGPAKRDVDVMDNFLDSAWYFFRYLSAHDEEQAFDRDLVKKWLPVDMYVGGNEHAVLHLMYTRFITMAFKDMGLIDFEEPFKKFQAHGLLIKDGAKMSKSRGNVINPDEYLDEFGTDTFRTYLMFLGPFVMGGDFRSEGIVGARRFMERVWRLATEHEISDEPLEGKDELGPVHRTIKKVTEDLDDFAYNTAIAAMMELTNELYKWKKQKREAIETLLKLLQPFAPHIAHELFERLGNGPLITSGGWPKWDEEHVRVEEIEFVVQVNGKLRGRVTLPVDVDEQGAWEAAEKIEAVQKQIEGKQVVKRIFVPKKLLNIVVKG, from the coding sequence ATGGAAACGAAATACGATCACATCGCAGTGGAAAAGAAATGGCAGGACCGTTGGGCCAAGGAACGGACCTACAATTTGGATCTGTCTACGGCCGAGAATCCCTACTACAACCTGATGATGTTCCCGTATCCGTCCGCAGAGGGCTTGCACGTGGGCAACTGTTTTGCGTTTACGGGCGCCGACATTCATGGGCGTTACATGATGGCGCGCGGGTATGAAGTGTTCGAGCCGATGGGATTCGACGCGTTCGGGATTCACTCGGAAAACTACGCGTTGAAAGTCGGGACGCACCCGTGGCACCTGATTCCGAAAAACGTGGAGAATTTCAAGGAAAACCAACTCAAGCGGCTTGGGGCGATGTTCGACTGGGCGCACGAAGTCAACACGACCGACCCGAAATATTACCGGTGGACGCAGTGGATTTTTCTGCAGTTGCACAAGCACGGATTGGCGTATCGGAAGTCCGGGTTGGTCAACTGGTGTCCGAGTTGCATGACGGTGATCTCCGAGGAACAGGTCGTCGGCGGTGTTTGCGAGCGTTGTGATTCCCCGGTGACCAAAAAAGACTTGCCGCAATGGTATTTTCGCATCACGGCGTATGCTCAGCGGCTGCTTGATAACCTGGAATGGATTGACTGGTCGCCCGTTACCAAGAACGCTCAGCGCCGGTGGATCGGCCGCTCGGAAGGAGCGGAGATTACCTTTCCCCTAGTGGGCCACGAAGAGGAATTGGTCGTGTTCACGACGCGTCCCGACACGTTGTACGGAGCCACGTACATGGTGCTCGCGCCGGAGCATCCGTTTGTCGACGTCATTACGACGCCGGAGCACGCCGATGCGGTAAAGGCCTACGTGAAGGACGCGATCATCAAGCCTGAAATCGAACGCATGGCCGAGGAACAAGAAAAGACGGGCTGTTTCACCGGCGCGTACGCCGTCAACCCGCTCAACAACGAGAAAATTCCGATCTGGATTTCCGACTACGTGTTGATGGGCTACGGCACCGGGGCGATCATGGCCGTCCCTGCACATGACACACGCGATTACGAATTCGCGAAGCAATTCGACTTGCCCATCATCGAAGTGATCAGCTCCGACGGCCAAATTCACGAATTTGTGCAGTGCTACCCCTTCGAGGGGACGATGGTGCAGTCGGGTCCTTTCGACGGCATGGATAGTCGCGAAGCGATTCACAAGGTGACCGACTATTGCGTCGAAAAGGGATTCGGGGAGCGCACGGTGAACTTCCGCCTGCGCGATTGGTGCATTTCGCGGCAGCGTTATTGGGGTCCGCCGGTGCCGATCGTTCACTGCCCGGATTGCGGCATTGTGCCCGTACCCGAGGACGAGTTGCCGGTCGAACTCCCGTATTCCGAGAACGTCAAGCCGCTTGGTCTGGGCGAGAGTCCGCTCGCGGCGGTGCCGGAGTTTGTCCATACGACGTGTCCGACCTGCGGCGGCCCGGCGAAGCGCGACGTTGACGTGATGGACAACTTCTTGGACAGCGCTTGGTATTTCTTCCGGTATTTGTCGGCTCACGACGAAGAGCAGGCGTTCGATCGGGATTTGGTGAAAAAGTGGCTGCCGGTCGATATGTACGTCGGCGGCAACGAGCACGCGGTATTGCACCTGATGTACACGCGTTTCATCACGATGGCGTTCAAGGACATGGGGCTGATCGATTTCGAGGAACCGTTCAAGAAGTTCCAAGCTCACGGGTTGCTCATCAAAGATGGCGCCAAGATGAGCAAGTCGAGAGGCAACGTCATCAATCCGGACGAGTACCTGGATGAATTCGGGACCGACACCTTCCGAACGTATCTGATGTTTTTGGGGCCGTTCGTGATGGGCGGCGATTTCCGCAGTGAGGGAATTGTCGGCGCGCGGCGGTTCATGGAACGCGTTTGGCGGTTGGCGACCGAGCATGAAATTTCCGACGAGCCGCTGGAGGGTAAGGATGAACTCGGGCCGGTGCATCGAACGATCAAAAAGGTGACCGAGGACCTGGACGACTTCGCGTACAACACCGCCATTGCCGCCATGATGGAACTGACGAACGAGTTGTACAAATGGAAGAAGCAAAAACGGGAAGCGATTGAAACGCTGCTCAAGCTGCTGCAACCCTTCGCGCCGCACATCGCGCACGAGCTATTCGAGCGACTGGGCAACGGGCCGTTGATTACCAGCGGCGGCTGGCCGAAGTGGGACGAAGAACATGTTCGAGTCGAGGAAATCGAGTTCGTTGTTCAAGTCAACGGCAAACTACGCGGCCGCGTGACGTTGCCGGTGGACGTGGATGAGCAGGGCGCCTGGGAAGCGGCGGAGAAAATCGAGGCCGTCCAGAAGCAGATCGAGGGCAAACAGGTCGTCAAAAGGATCTTTGTGCCTAAGAAACTGCTGAATATCGTCGTAAAGGGATGA
- a CDS encoding SGNH/GDSL hydrolase family protein, which yields MARPALTETSPPTFFRKRRREIFALLATFLFLVAAETVVRLTNLVGRPTTNLPGMAANLEQSILDDPELFWRFKPSQAMDGDRRVYHINALGLRDREVAVPKPAGVYRILSLGESTTFGAGVALPETYTKVAEHLLRQRFPTRNIETVNAGVGAYTSFQCVKYLELEGKKLEPDMIWLFSEANDGLASFVRNYKNLEHGFGYTDRELHETRNRYAGLLSLLNHSDLYKLLRRLQTIQTVQSYKQYVAGDQRESAAVYWKPRVPPADRRDNLLRFVTLSGDLGAVPVFLLPAYFNSRPAADRPLRGIAEDTNTPLIDLPAAVHASGRFGESWYSQEELGGHPNALGHRLMGEAIAADMISFYEKKGW from the coding sequence ATGGCACGGCCGGCATTGACCGAAACCTCGCCACCCACTTTTTTTAGAAAGCGCCGACGCGAAATCTTTGCCTTGCTCGCCACGTTCCTCTTTCTCGTCGCCGCCGAAACCGTCGTGCGACTCACCAATCTCGTCGGTCGCCCGACCACCAACCTGCCCGGCATGGCCGCCAACCTCGAACAATCGATCCTCGACGACCCGGAGTTGTTCTGGCGCTTCAAGCCCAGCCAGGCCATGGATGGTGACCGCCGCGTGTACCACATCAACGCCCTCGGCTTGCGCGACCGCGAAGTCGCCGTGCCGAAACCCGCCGGCGTCTACCGCATCCTTTCCCTCGGCGAATCGACCACGTTCGGCGCGGGCGTCGCCTTGCCCGAGACCTACACCAAGGTCGCCGAACACCTGCTTCGCCAACGCTTCCCAACCCGCAACATTGAAACCGTCAACGCCGGGGTCGGCGCTTACACATCGTTCCAGTGCGTCAAATACCTTGAGCTCGAAGGCAAGAAACTTGAGCCCGATATGATTTGGCTTTTCTCCGAGGCCAACGACGGCTTGGCGAGCTTCGTACGCAACTACAAAAACCTGGAGCACGGCTTCGGCTATACCGACCGCGAACTGCATGAGACGCGCAACCGCTACGCCGGCCTGCTTTCGCTGCTTAATCACAGCGACCTGTACAAACTCCTGCGCCGCCTGCAAACCATCCAAACCGTGCAGTCCTACAAACAATACGTCGCGGGCGACCAACGGGAATCCGCCGCCGTGTATTGGAAGCCGCGCGTCCCGCCCGCCGATCGTCGGGACAATCTTTTGCGTTTCGTCACACTCTCCGGCGACCTCGGCGCCGTGCCGGTCTTCCTCCTGCCCGCTTATTTCAACAGCCGGCCCGCCGCCGACCGCCCCTTGCGCGGCATCGCGGAAGATACCAACACGCCGCTCATCGACCTGCCCGCGGCGGTGCATGCTTCGGGACGCTTCGGCGAGAGTTGGTACAGCCAAGAAGAACTCGGCGGCCATCCCAATGCGTTGGGGCACCGCCTGATGGGCGAAGCCATCGCGGCCGACATGATTTCGTTCTATGAAAAGAAGGGGTGGTAG
- a CDS encoding sulfatase encodes MALLLVLGIAWLAAAGCQRRADRTAPREPTPEPAVAPADAKNVIVISIDSLRWDHLGCYGYGRPTSPTIDTFAAEGVLFKRAYATSPWTLPSHASLFTGLWADTHGVNTEKDQLAVTATTLAGRLRNSGYRTGAVVCAPLLSRHFRLDIGFDDYDTDLAALVPMKARRMKVAPDVTAKALAWLDKRDERPFFLFLHYWDVHHDYNPPRKYVEMFDPDYDGDERGLDITIRTDLRPGMNERDLKHIIARYDGEIRYTDDHLQPLLEGIAGRGLAENTMVWIVADHGEEFLDHGQMAHKKTCFEEVVRIPMLARIPWLKETARYVGDAVSLVDLFPTILSLLGVDYGDVPVQGADLTPTITGGARLDARILQVETAVGVLPRALKPVHWAALISPGKLKLHAWRARRDSEATPRVLLFDLGSDPREKHDLARRKKRARRRLMHELLTRKKAHDKIRKSLFSEETPQGTMKPELAETLRSLGYLE; translated from the coding sequence ATGGCCCTCTTACTTGTCCTGGGGATTGCGTGGCTGGCTGCCGCGGGGTGCCAACGTCGCGCGGATCGCACCGCGCCGCGGGAGCCAACGCCCGAACCCGCTGTCGCCCCAGCCGACGCGAAAAACGTCATCGTGATCTCTATCGATTCGTTGCGCTGGGATCATTTGGGTTGCTACGGCTACGGCCGACCGACGAGCCCGACGATCGATACCTTCGCGGCCGAGGGCGTGCTGTTCAAGCGGGCCTACGCGACGAGCCCCTGGACGTTGCCCAGCCACGCTTCCCTATTTACGGGCCTGTGGGCAGACACCCACGGCGTGAACACGGAGAAGGACCAGCTTGCCGTCACCGCGACCACTCTCGCCGGACGCCTGCGCAACAGCGGCTACCGCACCGGGGCGGTTGTCTGCGCGCCTTTGTTGTCGCGGCATTTTCGGCTCGACATCGGTTTCGACGACTACGATACGGACCTAGCGGCGCTCGTGCCGATGAAAGCCCGGCGGATGAAAGTCGCGCCCGACGTGACGGCCAAGGCGCTCGCCTGGCTCGACAAACGCGACGAACGCCCCTTTTTCCTTTTCCTGCACTACTGGGATGTGCACCACGATTACAATCCGCCGCGCAAGTACGTTGAAATGTTCGACCCCGATTACGACGGCGACGAGCGCGGGCTGGACATTACGATCCGCACAGATTTGCGCCCAGGCATGAACGAACGCGACCTGAAGCACATCATCGCGCGCTACGATGGAGAGATTCGCTACACTGACGACCACCTGCAGCCGCTGCTGGAGGGCATTGCCGGTCGCGGCCTGGCGGAAAACACGATGGTTTGGATCGTGGCCGATCACGGCGAAGAATTTCTCGACCACGGCCAGATGGCGCACAAAAAAACTTGTTTCGAGGAAGTCGTGCGCATTCCCATGCTCGCCCGTATCCCGTGGCTGAAAGAAACCGCACGCTATGTCGGCGATGCCGTCAGCTTGGTCGACTTGTTCCCCACGATTCTTTCCCTGCTTGGCGTCGACTACGGCGACGTGCCGGTACAGGGCGCCGATTTGACTCCGACCATCACGGGTGGCGCTCGTTTGGACGCGCGTATTTTACAGGTGGAGACAGCCGTCGGCGTTCTGCCGCGGGCGCTGAAGCCCGTGCATTGGGCCGCATTGATTTCGCCCGGGAAACTCAAGCTGCATGCGTGGCGCGCCCGCCGGGACTCGGAGGCTACGCCGCGCGTGTTGTTGTTCGATCTGGGCAGCGATCCACGGGAGAAGCACGATCTGGCACGCCGGAAGAAACGGGCCCGGCGCCGTTTGATGCACGAACTTCTAACGCGTAAAAAAGCGCACGACAAAATTCGCAAATCGCTGTTTTCGGAAGAGACGCCTCAGGGAACTATGAAACCTGAGTTGGCCGAGACCCTGCGAAGCCTGGGGTATCTGGAATAG
- a CDS encoding DUF3604 domain-containing protein, translated as MSKQRWIVLFVFLSMLLFALPLACDDDDDDDDDDDNDTTTDDDDDNDNDDNDDDDNDDDNNDTAADDDDDDDDDTVLPEGCIAGDFSVYFGMLHSHSAFSDGRGTPRTAYEHARDEGDLDVFALTDHLELLYLPIPPDKWERLHDIADEFYEPGSYVSLVGFEYSSAFDLPTFVSSGHINVFFSDEMFPIIMLDYHYFYELLLQCPDCLAQFNHPGYGGQTNWDNFEYDPDMDSQINQIELSTWHLDAWPFLFEALDKGWRLSPTWNQDNHDGGWGTEDDHRTGLWLSDLTRESVRDCLRDRRTFSTLDKNASLRFQTAEGCWMGSDLSGTTLATLLVEAVDPDEGDGFASLELWGNGEQLLLDFDCAGNQICELEDTLTLSGAGDYVLVRAVQEDGDLLVSAPIWFGP; from the coding sequence TTGTCGAAACAACGTTGGATCGTTCTTTTTGTGTTTCTTTCGATGTTGCTTTTCGCGCTTCCCTTGGCATGCGACGACGACGATGATGACGACGATGACGACGATAACGATACGACGACCGACGACGACGACGACAATGACAATGACGACAATGACGACGACGACAATGATGACGACAATAACGACACGGCGGCTGACGACGATGACGATGACGACGATGACACCGTTCTTCCTGAAGGATGCATCGCCGGAGATTTCTCGGTTTACTTCGGCATGCTTCACTCGCACTCCGCCTTTTCCGACGGGCGGGGAACGCCGCGAACGGCCTACGAGCACGCGCGCGACGAAGGCGACCTCGACGTATTCGCGTTGACCGATCACCTCGAATTGCTCTATCTGCCGATCCCGCCCGACAAGTGGGAACGGCTCCACGACATCGCCGACGAATTCTACGAGCCGGGGTCCTACGTAAGCCTGGTCGGCTTCGAGTACAGCAGCGCTTTCGACCTGCCGACCTTCGTATCCTCCGGGCACATCAACGTCTTTTTCTCGGACGAGATGTTCCCGATCATCATGCTCGACTACCACTACTTTTATGAACTTTTGCTGCAATGCCCCGATTGTCTGGCGCAATTCAACCACCCCGGATACGGCGGCCAGACAAACTGGGATAACTTCGAATACGACCCCGATATGGATTCGCAAATCAACCAAATCGAACTGTCGACATGGCACCTGGACGCTTGGCCGTTCCTTTTCGAGGCGCTGGACAAGGGTTGGCGCCTGTCGCCGACCTGGAATCAAGACAACCACGACGGCGGTTGGGGCACCGAAGACGATCACCGCACGGGCTTGTGGCTATCGGACCTGACCCGGGAATCGGTTCGCGATTGCCTGCGCGACCGGCGAACGTTTTCCACGCTCGATAAAAACGCGTCGCTCCGCTTTCAGACCGCCGAAGGGTGTTGGATGGGCTCGGATTTGTCCGGCACGACGTTGGCCACCTTGCTTGTCGAAGCTGTCGATCCGGACGAAGGCGACGGGTTTGCATCTCTCGAGTTGTGGGGAAACGGCGAACAGCTTTTGCTTGATTTCGACTGCGCCGGAAACCAGATCTGCGAACTGGAGGATACTCTCACGCTGAGCGGCGCCGGCGATTACGTCCTGGTCCGGGCCGTGCAAGAAGACGGCGACCTCTTGGTCTCCGCGCCGATCTGGTTCGGCCCCTAA
- a CDS encoding DUF1566 domain-containing protein: MQKVALLLVVLLALAVIGCPSGNDDDDNDTSLVDDDNDDNDTSPVDDDDDDDNDDDDNDDNDDDDDDDDDDDDDDTTGEVWTDDVSGLVWQDGNANRLDWQSAKAYCQDLTWAGFDDWRLPTPSELRSLIRGCGNTATGGSCGVTDECLAYMTCWNPPCNGCLPLRGPGPEGRYWPADLSGDGWIFWSCFQVDENPFTAWRVHYYNGLVSYNDAEYLYSARCVR; this comes from the coding sequence ATGCAAAAAGTCGCCCTGTTGCTCGTTGTACTGTTAGCCCTCGCCGTCATTGGATGCCCTTCCGGCAATGACGATGACGATAACGACACGTCGCTTGTCGATGACGACAATGACGACAACGACACGTCGCCTGTCGATGACGACGATGATGACGACAATGACGACGACGACAATGACGATAACGACGACGATGACGACGACGATGACGACGACGATGACGACGACACCACAGGCGAAGTCTGGACCGATGACGTTTCCGGCCTGGTCTGGCAAGACGGCAATGCCAACAGGCTCGATTGGCAAAGCGCCAAGGCCTACTGCCAAGACCTGACTTGGGCAGGCTTCGACGATTGGCGCCTGCCGACGCCCTCGGAGCTGCGCAGTCTGATTCGCGGCTGCGGCAACACAGCGACCGGCGGCTCCTGCGGCGTGACCGACGAGTGCCTCGCCTACATGACGTGCTGGAATCCGCCGTGCAATGGCTGCCTCCCGCTCCGCGGGCCGGGGCCCGAAGGCCGATACTGGCCGGCGGATCTTTCGGGCGACGGCTGGATCTTTTGGTCGTGCTTTCAAGTTGATGAAAACCCCTTCACCGCGTGGCGCGTCCACTATTACAACGGCTTGGTCAGTTACAACGACGCCGAGTATCTTTACAGCGCGCGTTGCGTGCGTTGA